A single window of Actinoallomurus bryophytorum DNA harbors:
- a CDS encoding SHOCT domain-containing protein: MGNSAYGDAAEHWSESSFNGYGWWWLWGPATIVFWLSVVAGIIWLITSRAPRKETSPLDRARQILAERYARGEIDTEEFQRRMDHLR, translated from the coding sequence GTGGGCAACTCAGCCTATGGGGACGCAGCCGAACACTGGTCGGAGAGCTCCTTCAATGGTTACGGCTGGTGGTGGCTGTGGGGACCGGCCACCATCGTCTTCTGGCTGAGCGTGGTCGCCGGAATCATCTGGCTGATCACCAGCCGCGCCCCGCGCAAGGAGACTTCGCCGCTGGACCGGGCCCGGCAGATCCTCGCCGAACGCTATGCCAGGGGCGAGATCGACACGGAGGAGTTCCAGCGGCGAATGGACCACCTCCGGTAA
- a CDS encoding ATP-binding cassette domain-containing protein produces MTEYLVETAKLTKIYGRRRAVDDLDLRVRAGEVYGFLGPNGAGKTTTMKMLLGLIRPTSGTAEVLGAPPGDPAALAKIGMLVETPAFYPYLSGRDNLRVLARYAAVPESRIDAALETVDLSSRDRDRFATYSLGMKQRLGVAAALLKDPDLLIMDEPTNGLDPAGMADMRRLMRGLGDAGRTILLSSHMLSEVEEICDRVGVIFQSRLIREGTVDQLRGGGALQVTADPLDAAELVVKRLVDADHVTVQDGRLRLRTTREDAARINRELVVAGIDVLELTWAERTLEDVFLEMTTERPTEPVTVGRPDPNERDVR; encoded by the coding sequence GTGACCGAGTACCTGGTCGAAACGGCGAAGCTGACCAAGATCTACGGCCGCCGCCGGGCCGTCGACGACCTCGACCTGCGCGTCCGAGCCGGCGAGGTGTACGGCTTCCTCGGGCCGAACGGCGCGGGCAAGACGACCACGATGAAGATGCTCCTCGGCCTGATCCGCCCGACCTCGGGCACCGCCGAGGTCCTCGGCGCACCGCCCGGCGATCCGGCCGCGCTCGCCAAGATCGGCATGCTGGTCGAAACCCCTGCCTTCTATCCGTACCTCTCCGGCCGCGACAACCTGCGGGTGCTCGCCCGCTACGCCGCGGTCCCGGAGAGCCGGATCGACGCGGCGCTGGAGACCGTCGACCTGTCGTCGCGAGATCGCGACCGGTTCGCGACGTACTCCCTGGGGATGAAACAGCGCCTGGGCGTGGCCGCCGCCCTGTTGAAGGATCCGGATCTGCTGATCATGGACGAGCCCACCAACGGGCTGGACCCGGCGGGCATGGCCGACATGCGGAGGCTGATGCGCGGGCTGGGCGACGCGGGCCGCACCATCCTGCTCTCCAGCCACATGCTGAGCGAGGTCGAGGAGATCTGCGACCGGGTCGGGGTCATCTTCCAGTCCCGGCTGATCAGGGAGGGAACGGTCGACCAGTTGCGCGGTGGCGGCGCGCTGCAGGTGACGGCCGATCCGCTCGACGCCGCGGAGCTCGTCGTCAAGCGACTCGTGGACGCGGACCACGTCACCGTGCAGGACGGCCGGCTGCGGCTCCGCACGACACGTGAGGACGCGGCGCGGATCAACCGGGAGCTCGTGGTCGCCGGCATCGACGTGCTGGAGCTGACCTGGGCGGAACGCACGCTGGAGGACGTGTTCCTGGAGATGACCACTGAGAGGCCCACGGAACCGGTGACGGTCGGACGGCCGGATCCAAACGAACGGGACGTGCGATGA
- a CDS encoding cytochrome P450, protein MTVDSELPAPPVRREGPMDPPSAFRRLRAEAPISRFRWPNGIEAWLVTRFDDVRAILNDPRVSVNRFASRPPSLSIGRKGGVMLPKSLSGMDPPEHTPRRALYVRELTVRRVQRLQPRITEIVDGLLDGMERSGSPVDLVEAFAAPIPSMVICELLGVPQEDQSEFQHHTNTIMGVDTPADQVQTATLTLMDYLRGLIRMRRSDPGDDILSRLTHGEIDGATMDEDELVGHAMLLLIAGHETTANMIALGALTLLEHSDQIAALTADPKRADNMVEELLRYHTVVQYGLVRKVTADLPIGDVVIREGDWVVCSLASANRDESVCPHSDTFDTGRENPRQVSFGYGSHQCAGQNLARLELKTALVRLFQRFPGLRVERPLEELPFRTDAWVYGMQELLVRW, encoded by the coding sequence ATGACTGTTGATTCCGAACTCCCCGCACCGCCCGTCCGCCGGGAAGGGCCGATGGACCCGCCGTCGGCGTTCCGCCGGTTGCGCGCCGAGGCGCCGATCAGCCGGTTCCGCTGGCCCAACGGCATCGAGGCGTGGTTGGTGACGCGGTTCGACGACGTGCGTGCGATTCTCAACGACCCCAGGGTCAGCGTGAACCGGTTCGCCAGCCGGCCGCCGTCACTGTCGATAGGGCGCAAGGGCGGCGTGATGCTGCCGAAGTCGCTGAGTGGCATGGATCCGCCCGAACACACCCCGCGCCGCGCGCTCTACGTACGCGAGCTCACGGTACGGCGGGTGCAACGGCTCCAGCCGAGAATCACCGAGATCGTCGACGGCCTGCTGGACGGCATGGAGCGCTCGGGGTCGCCGGTCGATCTCGTGGAGGCGTTCGCGGCGCCCATCCCCTCGATGGTGATCTGCGAGTTGCTGGGCGTGCCGCAGGAGGACCAGAGCGAGTTCCAGCACCACACGAACACGATCATGGGCGTCGACACCCCGGCGGACCAGGTGCAGACGGCCACGCTCACGCTGATGGACTACCTGCGCGGGCTGATCAGGATGAGGCGGAGCGATCCCGGCGACGACATCCTCAGCCGCCTGACGCATGGCGAGATCGACGGCGCCACGATGGACGAGGACGAGCTGGTCGGTCACGCGATGCTGCTGCTCATCGCGGGCCATGAGACCACCGCGAACATGATCGCGCTGGGCGCGCTGACGTTGCTGGAGCACTCGGACCAGATCGCGGCGCTGACGGCCGACCCCAAGCGCGCGGACAACATGGTCGAGGAACTGCTTCGTTACCACACGGTCGTCCAGTACGGGCTGGTGCGCAAGGTCACCGCCGACCTCCCGATCGGCGACGTGGTCATCCGCGAGGGCGACTGGGTGGTCTGCTCCCTCGCGTCCGCCAACCGGGACGAGTCCGTCTGCCCGCACAGCGACACCTTCGACACCGGTCGCGAGAACCCGCGGCAGGTGAGCTTCGGGTACGGCAGCCACCAGTGTGCGGGGCAGAATCTCGCCCGGCTCGAGCTCAAGACCGCGCTGGTGCGATTGTTCCAGCGGTTCCCCGGGCTGAGGGTCGAGCGGCCGTTGGAGGAGCTGCCGTTCCGCACTGACGCGTGGGTCTACGGCATGCAGGAACTCCTGGTGAGATGGTGA
- a CDS encoding ABC transporter permease subunit — translation MTYAVLSAELFKLRKRPAVWVVAGLWILLGLMFGYVFPYLGSQGSGGGFGPDGGQSPADLLAGTLPADLVPTLTSGLPMFGGAFALILGVLISGSEYGWGTVKTILAQGPSRTTVLTGKIVVAAGISLALVLTEFVTDSIAALLIATIKSAPAHWPPVAELARGVGVGWLIVVTWCLGGLMLGTLLRGTALPIGLGLVWALVVENLIRGFASLLGFMDFIQKWLPGTNGGSAVAALGASTRGNPGVSDAVSGTHAGAVLAAYVALFCAVALIVFRRRDVT, via the coding sequence ATGACGTACGCGGTCTTGTCGGCCGAGCTGTTCAAGCTCCGCAAGCGCCCGGCGGTGTGGGTCGTCGCCGGCCTGTGGATCCTGCTCGGCCTGATGTTCGGCTATGTCTTCCCCTATCTGGGCTCACAGGGCAGCGGCGGCGGGTTCGGGCCCGACGGCGGCCAATCCCCCGCCGATCTCCTCGCCGGCACGCTGCCGGCCGATCTCGTGCCCACCCTGACCTCTGGACTGCCGATGTTCGGCGGCGCCTTCGCGCTCATCCTGGGCGTTCTGATCTCCGGCAGCGAGTACGGCTGGGGCACGGTCAAGACGATCCTCGCCCAGGGTCCCTCCCGTACGACGGTGCTGACCGGCAAAATCGTCGTGGCCGCCGGCATCTCGCTCGCGCTCGTGCTCACGGAGTTCGTGACGGACTCGATCGCCGCCCTGCTGATCGCGACGATCAAGTCCGCTCCGGCGCACTGGCCGCCCGTCGCGGAGCTGGCGCGAGGGGTCGGCGTCGGCTGGCTCATCGTCGTGACCTGGTGCCTGGGCGGGTTGATGCTGGGCACGCTCCTGCGTGGTACGGCGCTGCCCATCGGTTTGGGGCTGGTCTGGGCGCTGGTGGTGGAAAACCTCATCCGGGGCTTCGCGTCACTGCTCGGATTCATGGACTTCATCCAGAAATGGCTGCCCGGGACCAACGGTGGGTCCGCCGTGGCGGCGCTCGGGGCGTCCACGCGCGGGAACCCGGGGGTGTCGGACGCGGTCAGCGGGACACACGCGGGGGCCGTCCTCGCCGCCTACGTGGCACTGTTCTGCGCGGTGGCGCTGATCGTCTTCCGCCGTCGCGACGTCACCTGA
- a CDS encoding multicopper oxidase family protein, giving the protein MSRTRREAIGLMGAALLTPLGAAACSGSGGGRKPRLLKSRLPLPRPFAVPLPVPPVLKPASSDAGADYYDMTLREAPAEILPGRKTLVWGYEGRFPGPTIEARAGRRAVVRQRNELPVPVVTHLHGGVTPPASDGYPTDLLLPAVGSWHDMHDARASVARVTRQYDYPHAQRAATLWYHDHRMDFTGAQVWRGLFGVHIVRDEVEDALPLPKGERDIPLMICDRSFNADGSLLYPSADRNLRSVAGVTDDYRGGVLGDVILVNGAPWPVLEVTATAYRFRILNASNAREYKLALDPPPPGGRGIQQIGSDGGLLAAPVAHDALEIVPGERFDVVVDFSRYRVGSVITLRNPNGSGAAAAVMRFQVTRAARGDGPLPAKLAEVERLDPSAAAVTRKFSFRSGMIDGHSGWKINGHAFDPARTEARPRLGSVEKWQLTSDLDHPVHLHLAGFQVVSRGGGKPGAYDVGWKDTVALHSNETVTIVARFTGYQGRYVMHCHNLEHEDMAMMANFEVI; this is encoded by the coding sequence GTGAGCCGAACGCGCCGCGAAGCGATCGGCCTGATGGGCGCCGCCCTCCTGACCCCTCTGGGGGCGGCGGCCTGTTCGGGGAGCGGCGGCGGCAGGAAGCCCCGGTTGCTCAAGAGCAGGCTGCCGCTCCCGCGGCCGTTCGCCGTGCCGTTGCCCGTCCCGCCGGTGCTGAAGCCGGCGAGCAGCGACGCAGGCGCCGACTACTACGACATGACGCTGCGGGAAGCGCCCGCCGAGATCCTCCCCGGCCGCAAGACGCTCGTCTGGGGTTACGAGGGCCGGTTCCCCGGTCCGACGATCGAGGCGCGCGCCGGCCGTCGTGCGGTGGTGCGCCAGCGGAACGAGCTTCCGGTCCCCGTGGTGACCCACCTGCACGGTGGAGTGACCCCACCGGCGAGCGACGGATACCCGACCGACCTGCTCCTGCCGGCCGTCGGCTCGTGGCATGACATGCACGACGCTCGTGCCTCGGTGGCACGTGTCACGCGCCAGTACGACTACCCACATGCCCAGCGCGCGGCCACGCTGTGGTACCACGACCACCGGATGGACTTCACGGGTGCGCAGGTGTGGCGTGGCCTGTTCGGCGTTCACATCGTGCGGGACGAGGTGGAAGACGCCCTTCCGCTGCCGAAGGGCGAGCGGGACATCCCGCTGATGATCTGCGATCGCTCGTTCAACGCGGACGGTTCCCTGCTCTACCCCTCGGCCGACCGGAACCTGCGGTCGGTGGCGGGCGTCACGGACGACTACCGCGGTGGCGTCCTCGGTGACGTCATCCTGGTGAACGGCGCGCCCTGGCCGGTGCTGGAGGTCACGGCGACCGCCTACCGGTTCCGCATCCTCAACGCCTCGAACGCGCGTGAGTACAAGCTCGCGCTCGACCCACCGCCACCCGGTGGCAGGGGCATCCAGCAGATCGGTAGCGACGGAGGGCTGCTGGCCGCGCCGGTCGCCCACGACGCCCTGGAGATCGTGCCGGGGGAGCGGTTCGACGTGGTCGTCGACTTCTCCCGTTACCGGGTCGGATCGGTGATCACCCTGCGGAACCCGAACGGCAGTGGAGCGGCCGCCGCCGTCATGCGGTTCCAGGTCACCCGCGCGGCGCGTGGCGATGGCCCCCTGCCGGCGAAGCTGGCCGAGGTGGAGCGTCTCGACCCGTCGGCGGCGGCCGTCACGCGGAAGTTCAGCTTCCGCTCCGGCATGATCGACGGGCACTCGGGTTGGAAGATCAACGGCCATGCCTTCGACCCGGCACGCACGGAGGCGCGGCCGCGGCTCGGCTCCGTGGAGAAGTGGCAGCTGACCAGCGACCTCGACCATCCGGTCCATCTTCACCTGGCCGGCTTCCAGGTGGTGTCGCGGGGAGGCGGCAAGCCGGGCGCGTACGACGTCGGCTGGAAGGACACCGTCGCGCTGCACTCGAACGAGACCGTGACGATCGTGGCCAGGTTCACCGGCTACCAGGGCAGGTACGTCATGCACTGCCACAATCTGGAGCACGAGGACATGGCCATGATGGCCAATTTCGAGGTGATCTGA
- a CDS encoding sensor histidine kinase, whose product MTTEQRSRITGPGLPDLAVDGLLALLVGAVVMVSSGRLETFAPFPDVLLLCSVAALLVRRMWPRMVLALVTAAAAAYAGIGYPTLAIIAAPSLAMYAVAQRVSWLRALAAGGLSFLVVLPPFLLRSVHQRGLQVWGAVPIVGTALLLPTVLAVAIRMRRASVARAGAEAVRGRVEDERLQIAREVHDAIGHALAVIYMQAGVALHVSERRPEQAKQALEAVNQVSAEALVELDTTFGVFREEFGADRVDLSFDRLDGLLAAVRRVGLDVEFAVAGARRSLPAEVELAAYRIIQESLTNVLHHAGPVRATVEVRYEPAELVLSIANDEPDGSADAGEVAGPDGKGATGGSVSGNGGHGIAGMRERAAALGGTLAAGPRAAGGFQVMARLPLVKICA is encoded by the coding sequence GTGACCACTGAGCAGCGGTCCCGCATCACTGGCCCGGGCCTACCGGACCTCGCCGTCGACGGACTGCTGGCGCTGCTGGTCGGGGCGGTCGTCATGGTCAGCTCGGGGCGGTTAGAGACGTTCGCCCCGTTCCCTGACGTTCTCCTGCTGTGCTCGGTGGCGGCACTGCTGGTGCGGCGGATGTGGCCGCGGATGGTCCTCGCGCTGGTCACCGCCGCGGCGGCCGCCTACGCGGGGATCGGCTACCCGACGTTGGCGATCATCGCCGCTCCCAGCCTCGCGATGTACGCGGTGGCGCAGCGTGTCTCGTGGCTGCGGGCGCTGGCCGCCGGCGGCCTGTCCTTCCTCGTCGTTCTCCCGCCGTTCCTGCTGCGGTCCGTGCACCAGCGTGGCCTGCAGGTGTGGGGTGCGGTCCCGATCGTGGGCACGGCGTTGCTGCTGCCGACGGTGCTGGCGGTCGCCATACGGATGCGCCGCGCGTCGGTGGCCCGGGCCGGGGCGGAGGCGGTGCGCGGCCGGGTCGAGGATGAGCGGCTGCAGATCGCCCGTGAGGTGCACGACGCCATCGGCCACGCCCTGGCGGTGATCTACATGCAGGCGGGTGTGGCCCTTCACGTGAGTGAACGCCGGCCCGAGCAGGCCAAACAGGCTCTGGAGGCCGTCAACCAGGTGAGCGCGGAGGCCCTGGTCGAGTTGGACACGACGTTCGGGGTGTTCCGGGAGGAGTTCGGCGCGGACCGCGTGGACCTCAGCTTCGACCGGCTGGACGGGCTGCTGGCCGCGGTGCGCCGCGTCGGGCTCGACGTGGAGTTCGCCGTGGCCGGCGCGCGCCGATCGCTGCCGGCCGAAGTGGAGCTGGCCGCGTACCGGATCATCCAGGAGTCGCTGACCAACGTGCTGCACCACGCCGGTCCGGTGCGCGCGACCGTGGAGGTGCGGTACGAGCCGGCCGAGCTCGTGCTGAGCATCGCCAACGACGAGCCCGACGGCAGCGCGGACGCCGGTGAGGTCGCCGGTCCTGACGGCAAGGGCGCCACCGGCGGGAGCGTGTCCGGCAACGGCGGGCATGGGATCGCCGGAATGCGGGAACGCGCGGCCGCGCTCGGCGGGACGCTTGCGGCGGGACCGCGTGCGGCAGGTGGTTTCCAGGTTATGGCCCGGCTCCCCCTGGTAAAGATATGCGCATGA
- a CDS encoding ABC transporter permease, producing MMTKITLRGLWAHKRRLVGSFLAVFLGVAFLCGTLVLSDTLSASIDRFFTQAYASTDVVVRNATSATADSGTPRGMIPSSVLGQVRQVSGVANAEPVIQGAGSVLGKDGKQVDIQGPRISGNWVGDPALNPYRIAEGRAPQGANEVVINRGLAKSGSLKIGDRTAVFTPERVDVTIVGISTFGSQDAFGGTSFTAFSTEAAQRYIAKSPDRVTSVAIRAQSGVSQDELVKRVRAAGLPQSVEAITGKSVAEENVSVLSDGFLALFRTFLLVFAAVALLVGAFSINNTFSIIIAQRTREWAMLRAIGASRRQILTSVAMEATAIGVVGSVVGLLGGVGVAAALKGVFAGFGLGLPAGGIVFTATAAIVSLIVGIVVTVLSCLVPAVRASRVPPLAALRDVEVEPRTASRRRVIIGAVLAVLGVGSALVSTFIDGNAAMTPAAVGAVVTIAAMIVLGPAVARPAAMALGSPAARLRGVAGVLARQNAARSPRRTSGAATALMIGVGVVTLLTVISASLKSSYADQAGKAFAGDLSIGTGQTSTHSGFSGQLSADVAKLPQVADAAGLGNGTVLLDGAKQTVTTTDPARLDGVLHLDTTAGTLANLGNDQIAVDKKTADDKNWRAGSQVTLRFPDGVTQRFGIGAIYKPSQVAGSVVISQAAVVPHDPQALDTKVLVKLKDGTDLASAKAAIKPVAARYGASDIQDRDQFIKAQSSSMDALLGVVYVMLALAIVIALLGIANTLSLSVYERTRELGLLRAVGTTRSQIRSMIRWESVIVSVFGTIGGLVLGLFLGWALVHAVAQGGTGTGTFSVPAPQLIIIAVVGAIAGVLAAIRPTRRATRLNVLDAIVA from the coding sequence ATGATGACCAAGATCACACTCCGGGGCCTGTGGGCCCACAAACGCCGCCTCGTCGGCTCCTTCCTCGCCGTCTTTCTCGGTGTGGCGTTCCTGTGCGGGACGCTCGTCCTGAGCGACACGCTCAGCGCCAGCATCGACCGGTTCTTCACCCAGGCGTACGCCAGCACGGACGTCGTGGTGCGGAACGCCACGTCGGCCACCGCGGACTCGGGCACCCCCCGCGGGATGATCCCCAGCTCGGTGCTCGGCCAGGTGCGTCAGGTCAGCGGTGTCGCCAACGCCGAGCCGGTGATCCAGGGGGCCGGTTCGGTCCTGGGCAAGGACGGCAAGCAGGTCGACATCCAGGGCCCCCGCATCTCGGGCAACTGGGTCGGCGACCCGGCCCTGAACCCGTACCGCATCGCCGAGGGACGCGCGCCGCAGGGCGCGAACGAGGTCGTCATCAACCGCGGTCTGGCCAAGTCGGGCTCGCTCAAGATCGGCGACAGGACGGCCGTGTTCACGCCCGAGCGCGTGGACGTGACGATCGTCGGCATCAGCACCTTCGGGTCTCAGGACGCCTTCGGCGGTACCTCTTTCACGGCCTTCAGCACCGAGGCCGCCCAGCGCTACATCGCCAAGTCGCCGGACCGCGTGACGAGCGTCGCCATCAGGGCCCAGAGCGGCGTGTCACAGGACGAACTGGTCAAGCGCGTTCGCGCGGCCGGCCTGCCGCAAAGCGTCGAGGCGATCACGGGTAAGAGCGTGGCGGAGGAGAACGTGTCCGTCCTGAGCGACGGCTTCCTCGCGCTCTTCCGCACCTTCCTCCTGGTGTTCGCCGCGGTCGCGCTGCTGGTCGGCGCCTTCAGCATCAACAACACCTTCTCGATCATCATCGCCCAGCGGACGCGTGAGTGGGCCATGCTGCGGGCCATCGGCGCCTCCCGGCGGCAGATCCTCACGTCGGTGGCGATGGAGGCCACCGCGATCGGCGTGGTCGGCTCGGTGGTCGGACTCTTGGGCGGCGTGGGCGTCGCCGCCGCGCTCAAGGGCGTGTTCGCCGGCTTCGGCCTGGGTCTGCCCGCGGGCGGAATCGTGTTCACCGCCACGGCAGCCATCGTCTCCCTGATCGTGGGCATCGTCGTCACGGTGCTGTCCTGCCTGGTCCCGGCCGTCCGGGCGTCGCGAGTGCCGCCCCTCGCCGCGCTGCGTGACGTGGAGGTCGAGCCGCGGACCGCGTCGAGAAGACGCGTCATCATCGGCGCGGTACTCGCCGTCCTCGGCGTCGGATCCGCCCTGGTCTCCACGTTCATCGATGGAAACGCCGCGATGACACCGGCCGCGGTGGGCGCCGTCGTGACCATCGCGGCCATGATCGTGCTCGGGCCCGCGGTGGCCCGGCCCGCCGCGATGGCGCTCGGCTCACCGGCCGCCCGCCTGCGCGGCGTCGCCGGGGTGCTGGCCCGGCAGAACGCGGCGCGCAGCCCGCGGCGCACGTCCGGTGCGGCGACCGCGTTGATGATCGGCGTCGGCGTGGTGACGCTCTTGACCGTCATCTCCGCCTCGCTGAAGTCCTCCTACGCCGACCAGGCGGGCAAGGCCTTCGCCGGCGACCTGTCGATCGGTACGGGACAGACGAGCACGCACTCGGGGTTCAGCGGACAGCTCAGCGCCGACGTCGCGAAGCTGCCACAGGTGGCGGACGCCGCGGGGCTGGGCAACGGCACCGTGCTGCTCGACGGAGCCAAGCAGACGGTGACCACGACGGATCCGGCGCGGCTCGACGGCGTCCTCCACCTCGACACGACGGCCGGCACGCTCGCCAACCTCGGCAACGACCAGATCGCGGTCGACAAGAAGACCGCGGACGACAAGAACTGGCGAGCCGGTTCGCAGGTCACGCTCCGGTTCCCCGACGGTGTGACGCAGCGGTTCGGCATCGGCGCGATCTACAAGCCGTCGCAGGTCGCGGGCAGCGTCGTGATCTCCCAGGCGGCGGTCGTCCCGCACGACCCGCAGGCGCTGGACACGAAGGTGCTCGTCAAGCTGAAGGACGGCACCGACCTCGCGTCCGCCAAGGCGGCGATCAAACCGGTCGCCGCGAGATACGGCGCGTCCGACATCCAGGACCGCGACCAGTTCATCAAGGCCCAGTCCTCCAGCATGGACGCGCTCCTCGGCGTCGTGTACGTGATGCTGGCGCTGGCCATCGTGATCGCGCTGCTGGGCATCGCGAACACGTTGTCGCTGTCGGTGTACGAACGGACCCGTGAGCTCGGGCTGCTCCGCGCCGTCGGCACGACCCGGTCGCAGATCCGTTCGATGATCCGCTGGGAGTCGGTGATCGTGTCGGTGTTCGGCACGATCGGCGGGCTGGTGCTCGGACTGTTCCTCGGCTGGGCGCTGGTGCACGCGGTGGCCCAGGGCGGCACCGGCACCGGCACCTTCTCCGTACCCGCCCCGCAATTGATCATCATCGCGGTCGTCGGCGCGATAGCCGGAGTACTCGCGGCCATCCGGCCGACGCGGCGCGCGACGCGGCTCAACGTGCTCGACGCCATCGTCGCGTGA
- a CDS encoding response regulator: MIRILVAEDQSLVRMGLRVLLDSEDDIELVGEAADGKAAVEMVRRTRPDVALLDVRMPGTDGLMALREIAGDPDLARTKVVMLTTFDLDDYVYEALRSGACGFLVKDTEPAELVRAIRVVAEGEALLSPTVTRRFISAYAARPARRRASLPNISELTEREREIVTLVAEGLSNGEIAERLVISPATARTHVSRAMVKLRARDRAQLVVFAFQSGLAIAVDE; this comes from the coding sequence ATGATCCGCATATTGGTGGCCGAAGATCAGAGCTTGGTCCGAATGGGATTGCGGGTGCTGCTGGATTCCGAGGATGACATCGAACTCGTCGGTGAAGCCGCCGACGGCAAGGCCGCGGTGGAGATGGTCCGCCGAACCCGACCGGACGTGGCGCTACTCGATGTTCGCATGCCGGGCACCGATGGGCTCATGGCGTTGCGGGAGATCGCCGGGGATCCCGATCTCGCCCGCACCAAGGTGGTCATGTTGACGACGTTCGACCTGGACGACTACGTGTACGAGGCGTTGCGCTCCGGGGCATGCGGGTTCCTGGTCAAGGACACCGAGCCGGCCGAGCTCGTGCGGGCCATTCGTGTGGTCGCCGAAGGCGAGGCGCTGCTGTCGCCGACCGTCACCCGGCGTTTCATCAGCGCGTACGCGGCGCGGCCCGCCCGTCGGCGCGCGTCGCTTCCCAACATCTCCGAGCTCACCGAGAGAGAGCGCGAGATCGTCACACTGGTGGCCGAGGGGCTGTCCAACGGGGAGATCGCCGAGCGCCTGGTCATCAGTCCCGCGACGGCCCGCACCCATGTCAGCCGCGCGATGGTCAAGCTCCGGGCACGCGACCGTGCCCAGCTTGTCGTATTCGCGTTCCAATCCGGCCTCGCCATCGCGGTCGACGAATGA
- a CDS encoding ABC transporter ATP-binding protein, with the protein MNHTAPREESVSPKITATARAERASKIYRSGEAAVKALDDVTIDIPAGRLTAIMGPSGAGKSTLMHCLAGLDTLTSGKVFIGDVELGSLSDSQLTLLRRERIGFIFQAFNLLPTLSALENIVLPAALSGRKPDQGWLDTVVETVRLGDRLSHRPSELSGGQQQRVAVARALASKPQIIFADEPTGNLDSRSSGEVLGFLRRAVTELEQTIVMVTHDPVAAGHADTIVFLADGRIVDTMDDPTAQKVLDRLKAFGE; encoded by the coding sequence ATGAATCACACGGCACCCAGAGAAGAATCCGTTTCACCAAAAATTACCGCAACCGCTCGGGCCGAGCGAGCATCCAAGATCTACCGGTCCGGCGAGGCCGCGGTCAAGGCGCTCGACGACGTGACCATCGACATCCCCGCGGGTCGGCTGACCGCCATCATGGGACCGTCCGGCGCCGGCAAGTCGACACTGATGCACTGCCTCGCGGGCCTGGACACGCTCACGTCGGGCAAGGTCTTCATCGGGGACGTCGAGCTCGGCTCGCTGTCGGACTCGCAGCTGACCCTGCTGCGCCGCGAGCGGATCGGCTTCATCTTCCAGGCGTTCAACCTGCTGCCCACCCTGAGCGCGCTGGAGAACATCGTCCTGCCGGCGGCGCTGTCGGGCCGCAAGCCGGACCAGGGATGGCTGGACACCGTGGTCGAGACGGTCCGCCTCGGCGACCGGCTCTCGCACCGCCCCTCCGAGCTGTCCGGCGGCCAGCAACAGCGCGTCGCCGTCGCTCGTGCGCTCGCCTCCAAACCCCAGATCATCTTCGCCGACGAGCCCACCGGGAACCTGGACTCCCGCTCCAGCGGCGAGGTGCTGGGCTTCCTGCGCCGTGCCGTCACCGAGCTCGAGCAGACCATCGTGATGGTCACTCACGACCCGGTGGCCGCGGGCCACGCCGACACCATCGTGTTCCTGGCCGACGGCCGCATCGTCGACACGATGGACGATCCGACCGCGCAGAAGGTCCTGGACCGCCTGAAGGCCTTCGGGGAATGA
- a CDS encoding ferredoxin gives MTRVRVVADRRRCAGSGQCALRLPAVFDQRDTDGRVALVEEYPDEALLPALRQAADRCPSRAIKIVTA, from the coding sequence GTGACGAGAGTACGTGTGGTGGCCGACCGCCGGCGCTGCGCCGGCTCCGGCCAGTGCGCTCTGCGCCTACCGGCGGTCTTCGATCAGCGCGACACGGACGGCCGTGTCGCGCTGGTCGAGGAGTACCCGGACGAGGCGCTGCTTCCGGCCCTGCGCCAGGCCGCGGACCGCTGCCCGTCCCGTGCGATCAAGATCGTCACGGCGTAG